Proteins from a genomic interval of Schistocerca nitens isolate TAMUIC-IGC-003100 unplaced genomic scaffold, iqSchNite1.1 HiC_scaffold_468, whole genome shotgun sequence:
- the LOC126232356 gene encoding axoneme-associated protein mst101(2)-like, with protein MRRNGCAETAAQKRLRRNGCAETAAQKRLRRNGCAETAAQKRLRRNGCAETAAQKRLRRSGCAEAAAQKRLRRSGCAEAAAQKRLRRSGCAEATAQKRLRRNGCAVTAAQKRLRRNGCAETAAQIRLRRNGCAEAAAQKRLRGSGCAEAAARKRLRRSGCAETAAQKRLRRNGCAGTAAQKQLRRNSCAETAAQKQLRRNSCAETAARKQLRGNSCAETAARKQLRGNSCAETAVQKQLRISRCAETAAQKQLRRNSCAETAAQKQLRRNSCAETAAQKQRRRNSGAETAAQKHSIASGYRSVPPCSMFFGQLNICAETAAQKRLRRSGCAEAAARKRLRGSGCAEAAARKRLRGNGCAETAARERLRGNRCAGTGAREQVRGNRCAGTAAQEQLRRNSCTGTGAQEQLRRNSCAGTGAQEQVRRNSCAETAAQKQRRRNSGAETAAQKHSIASGYRSVPPCSMFFGQLNIKLETAAQKRLRGSGCAEAAARKRLRGSGCAEAAARKRLRGSGCAEAAARKRLRGNGCAETAAQKRLRRNGCAETAAQKRMRRNGCAETAAQKRLRRNGCAETAAQKRLRRNGCAETAAQKRLRRNGCAETAAQKQLRRNSCAETAAQKQLRRSSCAEAAAQKQLRRNSCAETAAQKQCAETAAQKQLRRYSCADTAAQIQLRRYSCAETAAQIQLRRNSCAETAAQKQLRRNSCAETAAQEQLRRNSCAETAAQEQLRRNSCAETAAQKQLRRNSCAETAAQEQLRRNSCAGTAAQEQLRRNSCAGTAAQEQLRSNSCAETAAQKQLRRNSCAETAAQKQRRRNSGAETAAQKHSIASGYRSVPPCSMFFGQLNINGCAGTAAHKRLRRSGCAEAAAQKRLRRSGCAEAAAQKRLRRSGCAEAAAQKRLRRNGCAETDAQIRLRRNGCAETAAQERLRRNGCAGTAAQERLRRNGCAGTAAQERLRRNGFAGTAAQKRLRRSGCAEAAAQKRLRRSGCAEAAAQKRLRRSGCAEAAAQKRLRRSGCAEAAAQKRLRRSGCAEAAAQKRLRRSGCAEAAAQKRLRRSGCAEAAAQKRLRRSGCAETAAQERLRRNGCAETAAQKRLRRNGCAETAAQKRLRRNGCAETTAQKRLRRSGCAEAAAQNQLRRISCAEAAAQKQLRRSSCAEAAAQKRLRRNGCAETAAQKRLRRNGCADTAAQKRLRRNGCAETAAQKRLRRSGCAEAAAQKRLRRNGCADTAAQKRLRRNGCAETAAQKRLRSNGCAETAAQKRLRRNVCAETAAQKRLRRNGCAETAAQKRLRRNGCAEAAAQKRLRRNGCAETAAQKRLRRSGCAEAAAQKRLRRSGCAEAAAQKRLRRSGCAEAAAQKRLRRNGCAVTAAQKRLRRNGCAETAAQIRLRRNGCAEAAAQKRLRRSGCAEAAAHKQLRRSGCAEAAAQKRLRRSGCAEAAAQKRLRRSGCAEAAAQKRLRRSGCAEAAAQKRLRRSGCAETAAQKRLRRNGCAAAAAQKQLRRNSCADAAAQKQLRRNSCAETAAQKRLRRSGCAEAAAQKRLRGSGCAEAAARKRLRGNGCAEAAAQKRLRRSGCAEAAAQKRLRRNGCAETAAQKRLPRNGCAETYAQKRLRRNGCAETAAQKRLRRNGCAETAAQKRLRRNGCAETAAQKRLRRNGCAETAAQKRLRRNGCAETAAQKRLRRNGCAETAAQKQLRRNSCAETAAQKQLRRNSCAEAAAQKQLRRNSCAETAAQKQGAETAAQKQLRRNSCADTAAQIQLRRYSCADTAAQKQLRRYSCAETAAQKQLRRNSCAETAAQKQLRRNSCAETAAQKQLRRNSCAGTAAQKQLRRNSCAETAAQEQLRRNSCAGTAAQEQLRRNSCARTAAQEQLRSNSCAETAAQKQLRRNSCRNSCAETAAQKQRRRYSGAETLYSLRLQERTSMFNVFWAVEHVKLNPKRLRRNSCAGTAAHKRLRISGCAEAAAQKRLRRSGCAEAAAQKRLRRSGCAEAAAQKRLRRSGCAEAAAQKRLRSSGCAKPLRRNGCAEAAAQKRLRRSGCAEAAAQKRLRRSGCAEAAAQKRLRRSGCAEAAAQKRLRRSGCAEPAAQKRLRRNGCAETAAQIRLRRNGCAGTAAQERLRRNGCAGTAAQERLRRNGCAGTASQERLRSSGCAEAAAQKRLRRSGCLVAAAQKRLRRSGCAEAAAQKRLRRSGCAEAAAQKRLRRSGCAEAAAQKRLRRNGCAETAAQKRLRRNGCAETAAQKRLRRNGCAETAAQKRLRRNDCAETAAQKQLRRISCAEAAAQKQLRRSSCAEAAAQKQLRRNSCADTAAQIQLRRYGCAETAAQKRLRRNGCAETAAQKRLR; from the exons atgcgcagaaacggctgcgcagaaacggctgcgcagaaacggctgcgcagaaacggctgcgcagaaacggctgcgcagaaacggctgcgcagaaacggctgcgcagaaacggctgcgcagaagcggctgcgcagaaacggctgcgcagaaacggctgcgcagaagcggctgcgcagaagcggctgcgcagaagcggctgcgcagaagcggctgcgcagaagcggctgcgcagaagcggctgcgcagaagcggctgcgcagaagcggctgcgcagaagcaactgcgcagaaacggctgcgcagaaacggctgcgcagtaacggctgcgcagaaacggctgcgcagaaacggctgcgcagaaacggctgcgcagatacggctgcgcagaaacggctgcgcagaagcggctgcgcagaagcggctgcgcggaagcggctgcgcggaagcggctgcgcggaagcggctgcgcagaagcggctgcgcagaaacggccgcgcagaaacggctgcgcagaaacggctgcgcaggaacagctgcgcagaaacagctgcgcagaaacagctgcgcagaaacagctgcgcagaaacagctgcgcagaaacagctgcgcggaaacagctgcgcggaaacagctgcgcggaaacagctgcgcggaaacagctgcgcggaaacagctgcgcggaaacagctgcgcggaaacagctgtgcagaaacagctgcgcataagcagatgcgcagaaacagctgcgcagaaacagctgcgcagaaacagctgcgcagaaacagctgcgcagaaacagctgcgcagaaacagctgcgcagaaacagctgcgcagaaacagcggcgcagaaacagcggcgcagaaacagcggcgcagaaacactctatagcctccggttacaggagcgtacctccatgttcaatgttttttgggcagttgaacat ctgcgcggagacggctgcgcagaagcggctgcgcagaagcggctgcgcagaagcggctgcgcggaagcggctgcgcggaagcggctgcgcggaagcggctgcgcggaaacggctgcgcggaaacggctgcgcggaaacggctgcgagggaacggctgcgcgggaacaggtgcgcgggaacaggtgcgcgggaacaggtgcgcgggaacaggtgcgcgggaacagctgcgcaggaacagctgcgcaggaacagctgcacaggaacaggtgcgcaggaacagctgcgcaggaacagctgcgcaggaacaggtgcgcaggaacaggtgcgcagaaacagctgcgcagaaacagctgcgcagaaacagcggcgcagaaacagcggcgcagaaacagcggcgcagaaacactctatagcctccggttacaggagcgtacctccatgttcaatgttttttgggcagttgaacat aaaattagaaacagctgcgcagaagcggctgcgcggaagcggctgcgcggaagcggctgcgcggaagcggctgcgcggaagcggctgcgcggaagcggctgcgcggaagcggctgcgcggaagcggctgcgcggaagcggctgcgcggaagcggctgcgcggaaacggctgcgcggaaacggctgcgcagaaacggctgcgcagaaacggctgcgcagaaacggctgcgcagaaacgtatgcgcagaaacggctgcgcagaaacggctgcgcagaaacggctgcgcagaaacggctgcgcagaaacggctgcgcagaaacggctgcgcagaaacggctgcgcagaaacggcagcgcagaaacggctgcgcagaaacggctgcgcagaaacggctgcgcagaaacagctgcgcagaaacagctgcgcagaaacagctgcgcagaaacagctgcgcagaagcagctgcgcagaagcagctgcgcagaagcagctgcgcagaaacagctgcgcagaaacagctgcgcagaaacagtgcgcagaaacagctgcgcagaaacagctgcgcagatacagctgcgcagatacagctgcgcagatacagctgcgcagatacagctgcgcagaaacagctgcgcagatacagctgcgcagaaacagctgcgcagaaacagctgcgcagaaacagctgcgcagaaacagctgcgcagaaacagctgcgcaggaacagctgcgcagaaacagctgcgcagaaacagctgcgcaggaacagctgcgcaggaacagctgcgcagaaacagctgcgcagaaacagctgcgcagaaacagctgcgcagaaacagctgcgcaggaacagctgcgcaggaacagctgcgcaggaacagctgcgcaggaacagctgcgcagaaacagctgcgcaggaacagctgcgcaggaacagctgcgcagcaacagctgcgcagaaacagctgcgcagaaacagctgcgcagaaacagctgcgcagaaacagctgcgcagaaacagcggcgcagaaacagcggcgcagaaacagcggcgcagaaacactctatagcctccggttacaggagcgtacctccatgttcaatgttttttgggcagttgaacat aaacggctgcgcaggaacagctgcgcataagcggctgcgcagaagcggctgcgcagaagcggctgcgcagaagcggctgcgcagaagcggctgcgcagaagcggctgcgcagaagcggctgcgcagaagcggctgcgcagaagcggctgcgcagaagcggctgcgcagaaacggctgcgcagaaacggatgcgcagatacggctgcgcagaaacggctgcgcagaaacggctgcgcaggaacggctgcgcaggaacggctgcgcaggaacggctgcgcaggaacggctgcgcaggaacggctgcgcaggaacggctgcgcaggaacggctgcgcaggaacggcttcgcaggaacggctgcgcagaagcggctgcgcagaagcggctgcgcagaagcggctgcgcagaagcggctgcgcagaagcggctgcgcagaagcggctgcgcagaagcggctgcgcagaagcggctgcgcagaagcggctgcgcagaagcggctgcgcagaagcggctgcgcagaagcggctgcgcagaagcggctgcgcagaagcggctgcgcagaagcggctgcgcagaagcggctgcgcagaagcggctgcgcagaagcggctgcgcagaagcggctgcgcagaagcggctgcgcagaagcggctgcgcagaagcggctgcgcagaagcggctgcgcagaaacggctgcgcaggaacggctgcgcagaaacggctgcgcagaaacggctgcgcagaaacggctgcgcagaaacggctgcgcagaaacggctgcgcagaaacggctgcgcagaaacggctgcgcagaaacgactgcgcagaaacggctgcgcagaagcggctgcgcagaagcagctgcgcagaatcagctgcgcagaatcagctgcgcagaagcagctgcgcagaagcagctgcgcagaagcagctgcgcagaagcagctgcgcagaaacggctgcgcagaaacggctgcgcagaaacggctgcgcagaaacggctgcgcagaaacggctgcgcagatacggctgcgcagaaacggctgcgcagaaacggctgcgcagaaacggctgcgcagaagcggctgcgcagaagcggctgcgcagaagcggctgcgcagaagcggctgcgcagaaacggctgcgcagatacggctgcgcagaaacggctgcgcagaaacggctgcgcagaaacggctgcgcagaaacggctgcgcagtaacggctgcgcagaaacggctgcgcagaaacggctgcgcagaaacgtatgcgcagaaacggctgcgcagaaacggctgcgcagaaacggctgcgcagaaacggctgcgcagaaacggctgcgcagaaacggctgcgcagaagcggctgcgcagaagcggctgcgcagaaacggctgcgcagaaacggctgcgcagaagcggctgcgcagaagcggctgcgcagaagcggctgcgcagaagcggctgcgcagaagcggctgcgcagaagcggctgcgcagaagcggctgcgcagaagcggctgcgcagaagcggctgcgcagaaacggctgcgcagaaacggctgcgcagtaacggctgcgcagaaacggctgcgcagaaacggctgcgcagaaacggctgcgcagatacggctgcgcagaaacggctgcgcagaagcggctgcgcagaagcggctgcgcagaagcggctgcgcagaagcggctgcgcacaagcagctgcgcagaagcggctgcgcagaagcggctgcgcagaagcgactgcgcagaagcggctgcgcagaagcggctgcgcagaagcggctgcgcagaagcggctgcgcagaagcggctgcgcagaagcggctgcgcagaagcggctgcgcagaagcggctgcgcagaagcggctgcgcagaagcggctgcgcagaaacggctgcgcagaaacggctgcgcaggaacggctgcgcagcagcagctgcgcagaagcagctgcgcagaaacagctgcgcagatgcagctgcgcagaaacagctgcgcagaaacagctgcgcagaaacggctgcgcagaagcggctgcgcagaagcggctgcgcagaagcggctgcgcagaagcggctgcgcggaagcggctgcgcggaagcggctgcgcggaagcggctgcgcggaaacggctgcgcagaagcggctgcgcagaagcggctgcgcagaagcggctgcgcagaagcggctgcgcagaagcggctgcgcagaaacggctgcgcagaaacggctgcgcagaaacggctgcccagaaacggctgcgcagaaacgtatgcgcagaaacggctgcgcagaaacggctgcgcagaaacggctgcgcagaaacggctgcgcagaaacggctgcgcagaaacggctgcgcagaaacggctgcgcagaaacggctgcgcagaaacggctgcgcagaaacggctgcgcagaaacggctgcgcagaaacggctgcgcagaaacggctgcgcagaaacggctgcgcagaaacggctgcgcagaaacggctgcgcagaaacggctgcgcagaaacagctgcgcagaaacagctgcgcagaaacagctgcgcagaaacagctgcgcagaaacagctgcgcagaaacagctgcgcagaagcagctgcgcagaagcagctgcgcagaaacagctgcgcagaaacagctgcgcagaaacagggcgcagaaacagctgcgcagaaacagctgcgcagaaacagctgcgcagatacagctgcgcagatacagctgcgcagatacagctgcgcagatacagctgcgcagaaacagctgcgcagatacagctgcgcagaaacagctgcgcagaaacagctgcgcagaaacagctgcgcagaaacagctgcgcagaaacagctgcgcaggaacagctgcgcagaaacagctgcgcagaaacagctgcgcaggaacagctgcgcaggaacagctgcgcagaaacagctgcgcagaaacagctgcgcagaaacagctgcgcaggaacagctgcgcaggaacagctgcgcaggaacagctgcgcaggaacagctgcgcagaaacagctgcgcaagaacagctgcgcaggaacagctgcgcagcaacagctgcgcagaaacagctgcgcagaaacagctgcgcagaaacagctgcagaaacagctgcgcagaaacagcggcgcagaaacagcggcgcagatacagcggcgcagaaacactctatagcctccggttacaggagcgtacctccatgttcaatgttttttgggcagttgaacatgtaaagctgaatccc aaacggctgcgcaggaacagctgcgcaggaacagctgcgcataagcggctgcgcataagcggctgcgcagaagcggctgcgcagaagcggctgcgcagaagcggctgcgcagaagcggctgcgcagaagcggctgcgcagaagcggctgcgcagaagcggctgcgcagaagcggctgcgcagaagcggctgcgcagaagcggctgcgcagaagcggctgcgcagtagcggctgcgca aaaccgctgcgcagaaacggctgcgcagaagcggctgcgcagaagcggctgcgcagaagcggctgcgcagaagcggctgcgcagaagcggctgcgcagaagcggctgcgcagaagcggctgcgcagaagcggctgcgcagaagcggctgcgcagaagcggctgcgcagaagcggctgcgcagaagcggctgcgcagaaccggctgcgcagaaacggctgcgcagaaacggctgcgcagaaacggctgcgcagatacggctgcgcaggaacggctgcgcaggaacggctgcgc